A single window of Mangifera indica cultivar Alphonso chromosome 18, CATAS_Mindica_2.1, whole genome shotgun sequence DNA harbors:
- the LOC123201417 gene encoding aquaporin PIP1-1 — MEGKEEDVRVGANRYRERQPIGTAAQEAKDYTEPPPAPLFEPGELSSWSFYRAGIAEFVATFLFLYITVLTVMGVFKSPSKCSTVGTQGIAWAFGGMIFALVYCTAGISGGHINPAVTFGLFLARKLSLTRTVFYMIMQCLGAICGAGVVKGFQKSQFERLGGGANVVGRGYTKGDGLGAEIVGTFVLVYTVFSATDAKRNARDSHVPILAPLPIGFAVFLVHLATIPITGTGINPARSLGAAIIFNRDQAWNDHWIFWVGPFIGAALAALYHQTVIRAIPFKSK; from the exons atggaggGCAAGGAAGAAGATGTAAGAGTGGGAGCGAATAGGTACAGAGAGAGGCAACCTATAGGAACCGCTGCTCAGGAGGCTAAAGACTACACGGAGCCACCTCCAGCTCCACTCTTTGAGCCTGGAGAATTATCATCCTGGTCCTTTTACAGGGCGGGCATTGCTGAGTTTGTGGCCACCTTCTTGTTTCTTTACATCACGGTTTTGACTGTAATGGGCGTCTTTAAATCCCCCAGCAAGTGTTCCACTGTAGGTACCCAGGGTATTGCTTGGGCGTTTGGTGGCATGATCTTCGCTCTCGTCTATTGCACTGCTGGCATTTCAG GGGGTCATATTAACCCAGCGGTGACTTTCGGGCTGTTCTTGGCAAGAAAACTGTCGCTCACCAGGACGGTGTTTTACATGATAATGCAATGTTTAGGCGCCATATGCGGTGCCGGTGTTGTCAAGGGCTTCCAAAAGAGCCAGTTCGAAAGGCTAGGTGGTGGCGCAAACGTGGTTGGTAGAGGATACACCAAGGGCGATGGACTTGGAGCTGAAATCGTCGGCACCTTTGTTCTTGTCTACACCGTCTTCTCCGCTACTGATGCAAAACGCAATGCCCGAGATTCCCATGTTCCC ATCTTAGCGCCATTGCCGATCGGATTTGCAGTTTTTCTGGTGCATTTGGCAACTATTCCAATTACAGGAACAGGCATCAACCCGGCAAGAAGCCTTGGTGCGGCTATAATTTTCAACAGGGATCAAGCCTGGAATGACCAT TGGATTTTCTGGGTAGGTCCATTCATTGGAGCAGCACTGGCAGCCTTATACCATCAGACGGTGATCAGGGCCATTCCATTCAAGTCAAAATga